The Glycine soja cultivar W05 chromosome 4, ASM419377v2, whole genome shotgun sequence genomic sequence TATTCTAGCTTTGTTCATGTCTTGTCATGAGGATGCTTCCCTGTTTCACGCCTTTTATCGCTACTGTTTGTGATGTACAGGATTATCGCTCAAATCCCAGGAATTGACAGCTATATTTTTAGCTGTTAGGCTGTACTGCAGTTTTGTCATGGAATATGATATACACACCCTGCTTGATTTGGCTACTTTTGCCACGACACTGTGGGTTATATACATGATTCGTTTTAAATTGAAGTCTAGTTACATGGAGGAGAAAGACAACTTTGCTATATACTATGTGGTAGGCTCCCCCACTATcctttcatttcaaaattataagctCATTCTATGTTCTTTTCATTTTACTCAACTTCAAAGGTTATATATACTTGTGCGTTTATCtgctctattttttaaaattgaatgcaGGTGATACCATGTGCTGTGTTAGCCTTGTTTATTCATCCATCAACTTCACATCATTTATTGAACAGGATTTCCTGGGCATTCTGTGTATATCTCGAAGCTGTGTCAGTACTGCCCCAACTGCGAGTCATGCAGAACACCCAAGTATATAAGAATATCcatcatgcatgttatttatgtTATCCAATTCTACACTTTTCcttcttaatttcattttattttatgctttcAGATTGTTGAGCCATTCACAGCTCATTATGTATTTGCCCTGGGTGTGGCAAGATTCTTGAGCTGTGCTCATTGGGTTCTTCAGGTATGATCTGTTCGTCCAAACTTGTGATTGCATTCATCAGCTCTATGAACCATTTTCAAATTCGCTTGTCACTTGTTTTCTGGCTTGTGCTGCTGTCTGTTATCACTAAGATGGACATTT encodes the following:
- the LOC114408415 gene encoding putative ER lumen protein-retaining receptor C28H8.4; this translates as MRSGKKSIHAITTWVRRQPPKVKAFLAVVSGMAALVLLRFIVHDHDNLFVAAEAVHSLGISVLIYKLIKEKTCAGLSLKSQELTAIFLAVRLYCSFVMEYDIHTLLDLATFATTLWVIYMIRFKLKSSYMEEKDNFAIYYVVIPCAVLALFIHPSTSHHLLNRISWAFCVYLEAVSVLPQLRVMQNTQIVEPFTAHYVFALGVARFLSCAHWVLQVLDSRGHLLVALGYGLWPSMVLISEIVQTFILADFCYYYVKSVFGGQLVLRLPSGVV